A single Triticum dicoccoides isolate Atlit2015 ecotype Zavitan chromosome 2A, WEW_v2.0, whole genome shotgun sequence DNA region contains:
- the LOC119354836 gene encoding uncharacterized protein LOC119354836, with translation MPGRRPSSLKLKAAKRWLRWCCSSAECRQLNDSARAIKVASQTEEGATAENIVQPASVLNVGEETESASAEDPKNMLPDPSKTKRQCRQGSWRTKESEAVVLPWSTSSMPLSRYVHTVSSIFCLLIKRSLCWKGIMLTI, from the exons ATGCCAGGCCGCCGGCCCTCCTCCCTCAAGCTCAAGGCGGCGAAGAGATGGTTGAGATGGTGTTGCAGCTCCGCAG AATGCAGACAATTAAATGATTCTGCCCGTGCTATCAAAGTGGCCTCTCAGACTGAAGAAGGTGCCACTGCTGAAAATATTGTTCAGCCTGCATCCGTGCTAAAT GTTGGAGAGGAAACTGAAAGTGCATCTGCCGAGGATCCAAAGAACATGCTTCCTGACCCCTCTAAGACCAAAAG GCAATGCCGCCAAGGGAGTTGGCGCACCAAAGAAAGCGAGGCAGTAGTTCTTCCATGGAGCACTTCTTCCATGCCGTTATCTAGATATGTACATACG GTATCTTCTATATTCTGCTTGCTTATCAAGCGAAGTCTATGCTGGAAGGGTATCATGCTGACCATTTAA